From Chryseobacterium sp. H1D6B, a single genomic window includes:
- the rnr gene encoding ribonuclease R, producing MKKRKYISQKNDHKLMEIGRLILRFMNENSSKIYNYKQISDGIDHKNPRQRELVIQALHKLQASEKIIEAEKGKYIVNLKIAGTLTGSIDFNQSGNAYVKVEGMPDDVFIHSKNVKDALQGDKVLIVTYQYKGKKLEGSVLEVLERKRTEFVGTFQVINHKDFGFVVCDKKSINTDIFIPKTKFNGAENGNKVVVKMTEWKPGDKNPQGEITQVLGDPGDHETEIHSILAEYGLPYQFPEEVERDADKIDRRITDEEAAKRWDMRDICTFTIDPKDAKDFDDALSIRKLENGHWEIGVHIADVSHYVIPGTILDDEAYQRATSVYLVDRVVPMLPEVLSNDVCSLRPNEDKYTFSAVFELNDDAEVMKEWFGRTVIHSDRRFSYEEAQERIETKEGDLAEEILVLDRLAKIMRQRRINNGAITFDRSEVRFNLDENNQPVGVYFKVSKDSNHLIEEFMLLANKKVSEFVSLSKKNEMTNNTFIYRVHDDPDPAKLESLRDFVSTFGYKMDLANTKKVAESLNKLLSDVKGKGEENMIETLAMRSMSKAVYSTEPIGHYGLGFDYYSHFTSPIRRYPDLIAHRLLQHYLDGGKSPNREEIAEKAKHCSSMERLAADAERDSIKFMQVKFMEKHLGETFTGVISGVAEFGFWVEIPENGAEGLIKLRDLVDDSYKYDAKTHAVYGSRTGNKYQLGDQVQIKVVKANLIQKQLDFKIVD from the coding sequence ATGAAAAAAAGAAAATATATAAGTCAGAAGAATGACCATAAACTCATGGAGATTGGAAGATTGATTCTGCGTTTTATGAACGAAAACTCGTCCAAAATATATAATTATAAACAGATTTCAGACGGTATAGACCACAAAAACCCAAGACAGCGTGAGCTTGTAATCCAGGCTCTGCATAAACTTCAGGCATCAGAAAAAATTATTGAAGCAGAAAAAGGAAAATATATTGTTAATCTTAAGATAGCCGGAACATTGACCGGATCGATAGATTTCAATCAGTCTGGGAATGCCTATGTAAAAGTAGAAGGAATGCCGGATGATGTTTTCATCCACTCGAAGAATGTAAAGGATGCCCTTCAAGGGGATAAAGTTTTAATAGTTACCTATCAATATAAAGGTAAAAAATTAGAAGGTTCCGTTTTAGAGGTTCTTGAAAGAAAAAGAACAGAATTTGTCGGAACTTTCCAGGTCATCAATCATAAAGATTTCGGTTTTGTAGTTTGTGATAAAAAATCAATTAATACAGATATTTTTATTCCTAAAACAAAATTCAACGGTGCCGAAAACGGAAATAAGGTTGTTGTAAAAATGACTGAATGGAAACCCGGTGATAAAAATCCGCAAGGAGAAATCACTCAGGTACTGGGAGATCCTGGAGACCATGAAACTGAGATCCATTCTATTTTAGCGGAATACGGACTGCCTTATCAATTTCCTGAGGAAGTAGAAAGAGATGCTGATAAAATAGACAGAAGGATTACTGATGAAGAAGCGGCAAAACGCTGGGATATGCGTGATATCTGTACTTTTACCATTGACCCTAAAGATGCAAAGGATTTTGATGATGCTTTATCTATCAGAAAGTTAGAAAATGGACATTGGGAGATAGGAGTGCATATTGCAGATGTTTCTCATTACGTAATTCCGGGAACCATCCTGGATGATGAAGCTTACCAAAGAGCAACATCTGTTTATTTAGTAGACAGGGTGGTTCCTATGCTTCCAGAAGTTTTAAGCAACGATGTCTGCTCACTTCGTCCAAACGAAGATAAATATACTTTTTCTGCAGTTTTTGAACTGAATGATGATGCAGAAGTTATGAAGGAATGGTTTGGCAGAACAGTGATCCATTCAGACAGAAGATTTAGTTATGAAGAAGCTCAGGAAAGAATTGAAACTAAAGAAGGAGATCTGGCAGAAGAAATTTTGGTTTTAGACAGGCTTGCTAAAATCATGCGTCAGAGAAGAATAAACAATGGGGCTATTACTTTTGACAGAAGTGAAGTAAGATTTAATCTTGATGAAAATAACCAGCCGGTAGGAGTTTATTTTAAAGTAAGCAAAGATTCAAACCATCTGATCGAGGAATTTATGCTTTTAGCCAATAAAAAGGTATCTGAATTTGTTTCTCTATCAAAGAAGAATGAAATGACTAATAATACCTTTATATATAGAGTTCATGATGATCCAGATCCAGCTAAATTAGAATCTTTAAGAGATTTTGTCTCTACTTTCGGATATAAAATGGATCTTGCCAATACTAAAAAGGTAGCAGAGTCTTTAAATAAACTTCTTAGTGATGTAAAAGGAAAAGGCGAAGAAAATATGATCGAAACTTTGGCCATGAGAAGTATGAGCAAAGCTGTTTATTCTACTGAACCGATCGGCCATTATGGATTAGGGTTTGACTATTATTCCCACTTCACTTCTCCAATCAGACGTTATCCGGATTTAATTGCTCACCGTCTTTTACAGCATTATCTTGACGGAGGAAAATCTCCAAACAGAGAAGAAATCGCTGAAAAAGCGAAACACTGCAGTTCAATGGAAAGACTGGCGGCGGATGCAGAAAGAGATTCTATAAAATTCATGCAGGTGAAATTTATGGAGAAACACCTTGGAGAAACTTTCACAGGAGTTATTTCTGGAGTTGCAGAATTTGGTTTCTGGGTAGAGATTCCTGAAAACGGTGCTGAAGGATTAATAAAATTAAGAGATTTAGTAGATGATTCGTATAAATATGATGCAAAAACACATGCTGTTTACGGATCAAGAACCGGTAATAAATATCAATTAGGAGATCAGGTACAGATAAAAGTTGTAAAAGCTAATTTAATTCAAAAGCAACTGGACTTTAAGATTGTTGATTAA